Proteins from one Desulfurellaceae bacterium genomic window:
- a CDS encoding type II toxin-antitoxin system HicB family antitoxin — MQTTKFVYWEEDGAWLGYLQDYPDYWTQGETLDDLKDHLRDLYADLTSRELTGIRKVDELVLA; from the coding sequence ATGCAGACAACAAAATTTGTGTACTGGGAAGAAGATGGGGCGTGGCTTGGCTACCTGCAAGACTACCCCGATTATTGGACCCAGGGCGAAACCTTGGACGATCTCAAGGACCACCTGCGGGACTTGTATGCCGACCTGACAAGTAGAGAGCTGACCGGCATTCGTAAGGTAGACGAATTGGTGCTGGCGTGA